A window of the Bacteroides thetaiotaomicron VPI-5482 genome harbors these coding sequences:
- a CDS encoding efflux RND transporter periplasmic adaptor subunit produces MITVNKKWIRLIGIVGCTVWMASCKQAPDAGVKSSYAVMQIEPTDKELSSSYSATIRGRQDIDIYPQVSGTIEKLCVTEGQKVRRGQLLFIIDQVPYRAALKTATANVEAARAATSTAELTYKSNKELYAQKVVSEFSLKTAENSYLTAKAQLAQAEAQEISARNNLSYTEVKSPSDGVVGALPYRAGALVSANIPYPLTTVSDNSDMYVYFSMTENQLLALTRQYGDMDEALKNMPEVELILNDNSVYQKKGTIESISGVIDRQTGTVVARVVFPNESRLLHSGASGTVVVPSIYKNCIAIPQTATVRMQDKTIVYKVVDGKAVSTLITVAGINDGREYVVLDGLKAGDEIVSEGAGLVREGTQVK; encoded by the coding sequence ATGATTACAGTGAACAAAAAATGGATACGGCTGATAGGGATTGTCGGTTGTACAGTGTGGATGGCATCGTGCAAGCAGGCACCGGATGCAGGAGTGAAATCTTCTTATGCAGTCATGCAGATAGAACCAACGGACAAAGAACTTTCTTCCTCCTATTCGGCGACCATACGCGGGCGACAGGATATTGATATCTATCCGCAGGTGTCGGGAACAATCGAGAAACTCTGCGTGACCGAAGGTCAGAAAGTACGCCGGGGACAGTTGCTTTTCATCATCGACCAGGTACCTTACAGGGCCGCGCTCAAAACCGCCACCGCCAATGTGGAAGCGGCACGCGCTGCTACGAGCACCGCCGAACTGACTTACAAGAGCAACAAGGAACTGTATGCACAGAAAGTCGTTTCAGAATTTAGCCTGAAGACTGCCGAAAACTCTTATCTCACCGCCAAGGCACAACTGGCACAGGCTGAAGCTCAGGAAATAAGCGCACGCAACAACCTCTCTTATACCGAAGTGAAAAGTCCCAGTGACGGAGTTGTAGGCGCATTGCCCTATCGTGCAGGCGCATTGGTAAGCGCCAACATTCCTTATCCGCTCACTACGGTCAGTGACAATTCGGATATGTACGTCTATTTCTCGATGACCGAAAACCAACTGCTCGCCCTTACCCGACAGTACGGCGACATGGACGAAGCGTTAAAGAATATGCCGGAAGTGGAACTGATTCTGAACGACAACTCAGTCTATCAGAAGAAAGGTACCATCGAATCCATCAGTGGAGTGATCGACCGTCAGACAGGGACCGTAGTGGCACGCGTAGTGTTCCCCAACGAATCACGGCTGCTTCATAGCGGAGCATCGGGCACGGTAGTAGTGCCGAGCATCTACAAGAACTGCATCGCTATCCCCCAAACAGCCACCGTGCGGATGCAGGACAAGACGATTGTATATAAGGTAGTGGATGGCAAAGCAGTCTCCACCCTGATCACCGTAGCCGGAATCAACGACGGACGCGAATATGTAGTGCTGGACGGCCTGAAAGCCGGTGACGAAATTGTATCGGAAGGCGCCGGACTGGTGCGCGAAGGCACACAGGTTAAATAA
- a CDS encoding glycosyltransferase, whose translation MKVTVIDCSVSGHRETYYKQFAQTWAGMGYETSLIAPDGKGIQEAVAFQPVSALPLLPLPAGKPLQKKLVVLRNAVIRLRNLYRLRRSLQRLNPDLVFFACLDDMLPTLAPLWLFNLLLPYQWSGLLVQSALPPYHRGMPDTRPFLRSKNCVGVGILNEYSAKGLETFQRHILLFPDFADLSAPATNYPLLRKLKERARGRKVISLLGSINFRKGIKLLLESIPLLPKDEYFFLIAGKSSLTAQQENDLRAFGESRNNCLFSLEKIPDESCFNALIAESDLIFAAYKQFTGSSNLLTKAAAFRKPVIVSRGLCMGRRVEQYGTGQTTGEDNAGECSAAIRSLCTETRMDTQAFARYAHEHEVEKLITCFNQISKHIQ comes from the coding sequence ATGAAAGTTACAGTCATAGATTGTTCAGTATCAGGCCATCGGGAAACGTATTATAAACAGTTTGCTCAGACATGGGCGGGCATGGGGTACGAAACGTCGCTCATCGCTCCCGACGGGAAAGGCATACAGGAGGCCGTTGCCTTTCAGCCTGTCTCAGCGCTTCCGCTACTGCCGCTTCCTGCCGGAAAACCGTTGCAGAAAAAGCTGGTTGTACTGCGCAATGCAGTGATTCGACTGCGAAATCTGTACAGGCTGCGCCGGAGTCTTCAACGGCTGAATCCCGATCTGGTCTTCTTTGCCTGCCTCGACGATATGCTGCCTACATTGGCTCCCTTATGGCTGTTCAATCTTTTGCTGCCCTATCAGTGGAGCGGCCTGCTGGTTCAGTCCGCCCTGCCGCCTTACCACCGAGGGATGCCCGACACCCGCCCTTTCCTGCGAAGCAAGAACTGCGTAGGAGTAGGCATACTGAACGAATATTCAGCGAAAGGCCTGGAAACATTTCAGCGCCACATTCTGCTGTTTCCCGACTTTGCCGATCTTTCGGCTCCCGCCACAAACTACCCGTTGCTGCGCAAACTGAAGGAGAGAGCCAGAGGAAGGAAGGTGATATCCCTGCTCGGTTCCATCAATTTCCGCAAGGGGATAAAGTTACTGTTAGAGAGTATCCCTTTATTGCCAAAGGATGAATATTTCTTCCTCATTGCGGGGAAATCATCTCTCACCGCACAACAGGAAAACGACCTGCGGGCGTTCGGGGAGTCAAGGAATAACTGTCTGTTCTCATTGGAGAAGATTCCCGATGAAAGCTGTTTCAATGCCCTGATAGCGGAGAGCGACCTTATTTTTGCCGCATACAAGCAGTTCACCGGCAGCAGCAACCTCCTGACCAAAGCTGCCGCCTTCCGCAAACCGGTCATAGTCAGCCGCGGCCTCTGCATGGGCCGGAGGGTAGAGCAGTACGGAACAGGCCAAACCACCGGAGAAGACAACGCCGGAGAATGCAGCGCAGCTATCCGCTCGCTGTGTACCGAAACAAGGATGGACACTCAGGCTTTCGCCCGGTACGCCCACGAACACGAAGTGGAGAAACTAATCACATGTTTTAATCAAATCAGCAAGCATATACAATGA
- a CDS encoding glycosyltransferase family 4 protein gives MKVLFTFGGIPHYLNAMLNRLQAKGVEITVVSPKKGNTTIGKGVKMVEGGTYKHLTTPEKKMFYGKSAFPALPEIIAEEKPDIVVVGWPYFLQVFFQPALRKAMKSCNAKLVIREIPFQTPPYGKIKEYFKANPMHDEGMRLLSKGIGFYLRQWITARIRKYCYAQAAGTLNYSTAAYDILPSYGVKKEQIHVTYNSTDTEALLKEKESVLASPSILPPCDRRLLHIGRLVKWKRVDLLIEAFRKVATDYPEAELVIVGDGPELDNLRQQANDLQLADSIRFIGAVYDPKTLGAYMNESSIYVLAGMGGLSINDAMTYGMPVLCAVCDSTERDLVMEGKNGYFFKDGDADSLAGRIREMFESPERCKEMGKESERMIREKINMETVSERYLKAFQEILRLTHLRDSGN, from the coding sequence ATGAAAGTACTTTTTACATTCGGAGGAATCCCCCACTACCTGAATGCCATGCTCAACAGGCTACAGGCAAAAGGAGTAGAAATAACCGTTGTCAGCCCGAAGAAAGGGAATACGACCATCGGCAAAGGGGTGAAAATGGTAGAAGGAGGAACCTACAAGCATCTGACCACACCGGAGAAAAAGATGTTCTACGGAAAAAGCGCTTTCCCCGCCCTTCCCGAAATCATTGCGGAAGAAAAACCGGATATAGTGGTAGTGGGATGGCCCTACTTCCTGCAAGTATTCTTTCAGCCCGCACTGAGAAAGGCTATGAAGTCCTGCAACGCCAAGCTGGTGATTCGTGAAATCCCCTTCCAGACTCCTCCCTACGGAAAGATCAAGGAATATTTCAAAGCCAATCCGATGCACGACGAAGGTATGCGCCTGCTCAGCAAGGGTATCGGCTTCTATCTGCGCCAATGGATAACGGCAAGGATACGGAAATACTGCTACGCCCAAGCCGCCGGAACGCTGAACTACTCGACAGCCGCCTACGACATCCTCCCCTCTTACGGAGTAAAGAAGGAGCAGATACACGTCACCTACAACTCGACCGATACGGAAGCACTTCTCAAAGAAAAAGAATCCGTACTGGCTTCCCCCTCCATCCTTCCCCCGTGCGACCGTCGCCTGCTGCACATCGGACGGCTCGTAAAATGGAAACGGGTAGATTTATTGATAGAGGCTTTCCGGAAGGTAGCCACCGACTATCCGGAAGCGGAACTGGTGATCGTAGGAGACGGACCGGAACTGGACAACCTCAGACAACAGGCAAACGACCTGCAACTGGCAGACAGCATCCGCTTTATCGGAGCCGTCTATGACCCGAAGACACTGGGCGCCTATATGAACGAATCGAGTATCTATGTGCTTGCCGGCATGGGAGGGCTTTCGATCAATGATGCCATGACGTATGGTATGCCCGTCCTTTGTGCCGTATGCGACAGTACGGAACGCGACCTGGTCATGGAAGGCAAGAACGGCTATTTCTTCAAGGACGGAGACGCCGATAGCCTGGCAGGTAGAATCAGAGAGATGTTCGAATCTCCCGAACGCTGCAAGGAGATGGGAAAAGAATCGGAACGGATGATCCGGGAAAAGATCAATATGGAGACGGTCAGCGAACGCTACCTGAAGGCTTTTCAAGAGATTCTTCGTCTCACTCATCTTCGCGATTCCGGTAATTAG
- a CDS encoding efflux RND transporter permease subunit — protein MKGNIFIKRPVMAISISVLILAIGLISLFTLPVEQYPDIAPPTVYVSASYTGADAEAVMNSVIMPLEESINGVEDMMYITSSASNAGLAIIQVYFKQGTDPDMAAVNVQNRVAKAQGLLPAEVTKVGVSTMKRQTSFLQIGALVCTDGRYDQTFLANYLDINVIPQIKRIEGVGDVMELGDTYSMRIWLKPERMAQYGLVPSDITGVLGEQNIEAPTGSLGESSQNVFQFTMKYRGRLKSVEEFQNTVVRSREDGSILRLKDVADVELGTMTYSFRSEMDSQPAVLYMIFQTAGSNATAVNKEITAQMERMEKNLPEGTEFVTMMSSNDFLFASIHNVVETLIIAIILVILVVYFFLQDLKSTLIPSISIIVSLVGTFACLVAAGFSLNILTLFALVLAIGTVVDDAIVVVEAVQSKFDAGYKSPYLATKDAMGDVTMAIVSCTCVFMAVFIPVTFMGGTSGVFYTQFGITMATAVGISMISALTLCPALCAIMMRPSDGTKSAKSINGRVRAAYNASFNAVLGKYKKGVMYFIRHRWMVWTSLAATIVLLVYLMSTTKTGLVPQEDQGVIMVNVSISPGSTLEETTKVMDRLENILKDTPEIEHYARVAGYGLISGQGTSYGTIIVRLKDWSERKGKEHGSDAVASRLNAQFQSIKEAQIFSFQPAMIPGYGMGNSLELNLQDMTGGDLATFYDASTQFLNALNQRPEVAMAYTSYAINFPQLSVEVDAAKCKRAGISPSAVLDAVGSYCGGAYISNYNQYGKVYRVMMQASPEYRLDEQALNNMFVRNGTEMAPVSQFVTLKQVLGPETANRFNLYSTITANVNPADGYSSGEVQKVIEEVAAESLPIGYGYEYGGMAREEASSGGAQTVFIYAICIFLIYLILACLYESFLVPFAVIFSVPFGLMGSFLFAKILGLENNIYLQTGVIMLIGLLAKTAILITEYAIERRRKGMGIVESAYSAAQVRLRPILMTVLTMIFGMLPLMFSSGAGANGNSSLGTGVVGGMAVGTVALLFVVPVFYIIFEYLQEKIRKPMEEEADVQVLLEKEKSEAERER, from the coding sequence ATGAAAGGAAATATATTTATCAAACGGCCGGTGATGGCTATCTCCATCTCCGTGCTGATTCTCGCCATAGGGCTTATCTCGCTCTTCACCCTGCCGGTGGAGCAATATCCCGACATCGCGCCTCCCACGGTCTATGTATCCGCCAGCTATACGGGCGCCGATGCCGAAGCTGTGATGAACAGCGTCATCATGCCGCTGGAAGAGAGCATCAACGGGGTGGAAGACATGATGTATATCACGTCCAGCGCCTCCAATGCAGGTCTGGCTATCATACAGGTTTACTTCAAGCAAGGCACCGACCCCGACATGGCGGCTGTCAACGTACAGAACCGTGTAGCCAAAGCACAGGGACTGCTGCCCGCCGAAGTAACGAAAGTCGGCGTAAGCACGATGAAACGCCAGACCAGCTTCCTGCAAATCGGCGCGCTGGTCTGCACCGACGGTCGCTACGACCAGACCTTCCTTGCCAATTATCTGGACATCAACGTCATCCCGCAGATCAAGCGTATCGAGGGAGTAGGAGACGTCATGGAGCTGGGCGATACCTACAGTATGCGTATCTGGCTGAAACCGGAACGGATGGCACAATACGGGCTGGTGCCTTCGGACATCACCGGCGTGCTGGGCGAGCAGAACATTGAAGCCCCTACCGGCTCACTGGGCGAGAGTTCGCAGAACGTCTTCCAGTTCACGATGAAATATCGCGGAAGACTGAAGAGCGTGGAAGAGTTTCAGAACACCGTTGTCCGCTCTCGTGAAGACGGCTCGATACTCCGTCTGAAAGATGTGGCGGATGTGGAACTGGGCACTATGACTTATAGTTTCCGCAGTGAGATGGACAGCCAGCCTGCCGTGCTCTATATGATCTTCCAGACAGCGGGTTCCAATGCGACCGCTGTCAATAAAGAAATTACCGCCCAGATGGAGCGGATGGAGAAAAACCTTCCGGAAGGAACGGAGTTCGTCACCATGATGAGTTCGAACGACTTCCTCTTCGCTTCCATACACAACGTGGTGGAAACACTGATTATCGCCATCATTCTGGTCATCCTCGTGGTATACTTCTTCTTGCAGGACCTGAAAAGTACACTCATCCCGTCTATCTCCATCATCGTGTCACTGGTAGGTACGTTTGCCTGTCTGGTAGCTGCGGGATTCAGTCTGAACATCCTGACCCTGTTTGCCCTGGTGCTTGCCATCGGTACGGTGGTGGATGATGCCATTGTAGTAGTAGAAGCGGTGCAGTCCAAGTTTGATGCCGGATACAAGTCGCCCTACCTTGCCACCAAAGATGCGATGGGCGACGTGACGATGGCTATCGTCTCCTGTACCTGTGTCTTCATGGCCGTATTTATCCCCGTCACCTTCATGGGAGGTACTTCGGGCGTGTTCTATACCCAATTCGGTATCACGATGGCAACTGCCGTAGGTATCTCCATGATCTCGGCTCTGACCCTGTGTCCCGCCCTGTGCGCCATCATGATGCGTCCGTCGGACGGAACCAAGAGCGCCAAGAGTATCAACGGACGGGTACGCGCAGCTTACAACGCTTCGTTCAATGCCGTGCTGGGCAAGTATAAGAAAGGGGTGATGTACTTCATCCGCCATCGCTGGATGGTATGGACTTCACTGGCTGCTACCATCGTCCTGCTGGTTTATCTGATGAGCACGACCAAGACGGGACTCGTGCCGCAGGAAGACCAGGGCGTTATCATGGTGAATGTCAGCATCTCACCGGGAAGCACGCTCGAAGAGACAACGAAAGTAATGGACCGGCTGGAAAACATTCTGAAAGATACGCCCGAAATAGAACACTACGCCCGCGTAGCAGGATACGGTCTGATCTCCGGTCAGGGAACTTCTTACGGTACGATCATTGTCCGCCTGAAAGACTGGAGCGAACGAAAAGGAAAGGAACACGGTTCGGATGCCGTAGCTTCCCGCCTCAACGCACAATTCCAGTCCATCAAGGAAGCGCAGATATTCAGTTTCCAGCCCGCCATGATTCCGGGATACGGTATGGGTAACTCCCTCGAACTGAACCTTCAGGATATGACAGGCGGTGATCTTGCTACGTTCTATGACGCGTCCACACAGTTCCTCAATGCCTTGAACCAGCGCCCGGAAGTGGCTATGGCTTATACATCCTACGCCATCAACTTCCCGCAGCTCTCGGTAGAAGTGGATGCCGCCAAATGTAAGCGTGCAGGAATTTCGCCAAGCGCGGTACTCGATGCGGTAGGCAGTTATTGCGGTGGAGCATATATCTCCAACTACAACCAATACGGTAAGGTATATCGTGTAATGATGCAGGCATCGCCCGAATATCGTCTGGACGAGCAGGCATTGAACAATATGTTTGTGCGCAACGGTACGGAAATGGCTCCGGTGAGCCAGTTCGTTACACTGAAGCAGGTACTGGGACCGGAAACGGCCAACCGTTTCAATCTCTACAGCACCATCACAGCCAATGTGAATCCTGCCGACGGTTACTCTTCGGGTGAAGTGCAGAAAGTGATTGAAGAAGTGGCCGCAGAATCGCTTCCGATAGGCTACGGATACGAATATGGCGGTATGGCACGCGAAGAAGCAAGCAGCGGTGGTGCGCAGACGGTTTTCATCTACGCCATCTGCATCTTCCTGATCTATCTGATTCTGGCTTGTCTCTACGAAAGTTTCCTCGTACCGTTTGCCGTTATCTTCTCCGTACCGTTCGGATTGATGGGCTCGTTCCTGTTCGCCAAGATACTCGGACTGGAGAATAACATCTATTTGCAGACGGGTGTGATCATGCTGATCGGCTTGCTGGCCAAGACGGCTATTCTGATTACGGAGTACGCCATCGAACGCCGCCGCAAAGGGATGGGCATCGTAGAATCGGCCTACTCTGCCGCACAAGTCCGCCTGCGTCCTATCCTGATGACGGTGCTGACGATGATCTTCGGTATGCTTCCGCTGATGTTCTCTTCCGGTGCGGGTGCCAATGGTAACAGTTCGCTGGGTACGGGTGTCGTAGGCGGTATGGCTGTCGGAACGGTGGCATTGCTCTTTGTCGTTCCGGTCTTCTACATCATCTTTGAATACTTGCAGGAGAAAATCCGCAAACCGATGGAGGAAGAAGCAGATGTACAAGTGCTTTTGGAGAAAGAGAAAAGTGAAGCTGAACGTGAACGTTAA
- a CDS encoding helix-turn-helix domain-containing protein: MEKENIMTVDIEDFKKSQHILDYIDDDFAIVNSLDGIPYSNDTVRLNCFLIAVCAEGCIQLDINYRTYQLQAGDLLLGLPNTLISRTMLSPKYKIRLAGFSTRFLQRIIKMEKKTWNTAAHIHNNPVKSISEGGDDPVFRFYRDLIVAKINDEPHYYHREVMQHLFSALFCEMLGQLHKEIDAPDKGDSPKEGIKQADYTLRKFVELLSKDKGMHRSVSYYADALCYTPKHFSKVIKQACGRTPLDLINETTIEHIKYRLKRSDKSVKEIAEEFNFPNQSFFGKYVKMHLGTSPANYRNREDE; the protein is encoded by the coding sequence ATGGAAAAAGAGAACATTATGACAGTAGATATAGAAGACTTTAAGAAGAGTCAGCATATCCTTGATTATATAGACGATGACTTTGCGATAGTCAACAGTCTGGACGGGATTCCGTATAGTAATGATACAGTCCGGCTGAACTGTTTCCTTATTGCTGTCTGTGCAGAAGGGTGTATCCAGCTGGATATCAACTACCGGACGTATCAGTTGCAGGCGGGCGACTTGCTGCTCGGTCTTCCCAATACACTGATCAGTCGTACGATGCTGAGTCCTAAATATAAGATAAGGCTGGCGGGATTCTCTACCCGTTTTCTGCAACGCATTATTAAAATGGAGAAGAAAACGTGGAATACCGCTGCTCATATCCACAACAATCCGGTGAAGTCTATCAGCGAAGGCGGGGATGATCCTGTTTTCAGGTTTTATCGGGATTTGATTGTGGCGAAGATCAATGATGAACCTCATTATTATCACAGGGAAGTGATGCAGCATCTCTTCTCCGCCCTTTTTTGTGAGATGCTGGGACAGCTTCACAAGGAAATCGATGCTCCCGACAAGGGGGACAGTCCGAAAGAAGGCATCAAACAGGCGGATTATACCCTGCGGAAATTCGTGGAGCTATTATCGAAAGACAAGGGTATGCACCGTTCTGTGAGTTATTATGCGGATGCGCTCTGCTACACTCCGAAGCATTTTTCGAAAGTCATCAAGCAAGCGTGTGGCAGGACTCCGCTGGACTTGATCAATGAAACGACGATAGAACATATCAAGTACCGGCTGAAACGTTCGGACAAGTCCGTCAAGGAAATAGCGGAAGAGTTCAACTTCCCCAACCAGTCCTTTTTCGGGAAGTACGTAAAGATGCATTTGGGGACTTCACCGGCTAATTACCGGAATCGCGAAGATGAGTGA
- a CDS encoding glycosyltransferase family 4 protein: MHILILPMYYPEKDSSPHRGYMFFEQAMQLAKSGCKVGLAFTEQRPLKNFTWKRFRKESHFQISAEDNGSFVTMRLHAWNPKLSTRAGGIIWSLLTVLLVRKYIRTYGRPDLIHAHFGTWAGYAARLVYKWYKVPYVITEHASSINGNQTTPSQAVILKKAYSEARKIICVGTKLKRSLCAYVSDPDKVTVIPNFVDTNTFAFSPHRTEKKKHFTFISIGNLNKRKGFWDLLTAFHWAFKDMPHVSLIIAGDGEEMQPLKKLIQSLHLQEQVKLTGRLSREELSGLLGTCDAFVLASFAETFGIVFIEAMATGLPAIGTICGGPEDIITPESGFLIRPGDVDALAAKMKTLYDTYESFDKEKIRQSIVSRFDFQLAGQKLRQVYSEALEMSKPPKASES; encoded by the coding sequence ATGCATATACTGATACTTCCAATGTACTATCCTGAGAAGGACTCCTCCCCGCACCGGGGATATATGTTCTTCGAGCAGGCTATGCAACTGGCTAAATCAGGCTGCAAGGTAGGACTTGCCTTCACGGAGCAAAGACCTCTGAAGAACTTCACATGGAAACGGTTCCGCAAAGAGAGTCATTTTCAGATATCGGCAGAAGATAACGGCAGTTTCGTCACCATGCGCCTGCACGCATGGAACCCGAAACTAAGCACCCGCGCGGGAGGAATCATCTGGTCTCTGCTGACCGTCTTGTTAGTACGGAAGTATATCCGCACTTACGGTCGCCCCGACCTGATTCATGCGCACTTCGGCACATGGGCAGGGTATGCCGCCCGACTGGTTTATAAATGGTATAAGGTTCCCTATGTCATCACAGAGCACGCCTCTTCCATCAACGGCAATCAGACGACACCGTCACAGGCAGTGATACTGAAGAAGGCATACAGCGAGGCACGCAAGATCATCTGTGTCGGCACGAAACTGAAACGGAGCCTGTGCGCATACGTCAGTGACCCGGATAAAGTGACCGTCATACCGAACTTTGTAGATACGAACACCTTTGCATTCAGTCCTCACCGGACAGAGAAAAAGAAACATTTTACTTTCATCAGCATCGGAAACCTGAATAAGCGCAAAGGATTCTGGGATTTGCTGACTGCTTTTCACTGGGCATTCAAGGATATGCCGCACGTCTCTTTGATCATTGCTGGAGACGGGGAAGAAATGCAGCCACTCAAAAAGTTAATTCAGTCTCTCCACCTGCAAGAGCAGGTAAAACTGACCGGCCGCCTGTCACGGGAAGAATTGTCCGGGTTGCTGGGTACTTGCGATGCTTTTGTACTGGCCTCCTTTGCGGAGACATTCGGCATCGTATTCATCGAAGCAATGGCAACAGGCTTGCCCGCCATCGGCACCATATGCGGAGGACCGGAGGACATCATCACTCCCGAAAGCGGCTTCCTCATCCGACCGGGAGATGTGGATGCGCTCGCCGCTAAGATGAAAACATTGTACGATACCTACGAGTCGTTCGACAAAGAGAAAATCCGCCAGTCCATCGTCAGCCGTTTCGACTTTCAGTTGGCAGGGCAGAAGTTACGGCAAGTTTATTCAGAAGCATTAGAAATGTCCAAGCCCCCAAAAGCATCGGAATCATGA
- a CDS encoding lipopolysaccharide biosynthesis protein gives MSEEQSLKQKTAKGLFWGGLSSSVQQLLGLLFGVVLGRLLDPADYGMIGMLAIFPAIASALQESGFVAALANREKVSDKDYNAVFWFSISFSAVLYILLYSSAPLIAKFYDTPELTSLARFSFLSFFIASFGIAPRALLFRNLKVKENTIISLSSLFLSGIVGIILAANGFAYWGLAIQTMTFVVIGTALNWYFAHWKPSFRIDFSPIREMFGFSSKMLITQVFIIINQNLFSVLLGKFYTKQEVGDFSQANNWNNKGHALITGMINGVTQPVLASVANDPQRQAAVFHKMLRFTAFISFPAMFGLSLISREFILIAITDKWLASARIMQLLCIWGAFIPINNLFSLLLVSRGRSSIFMFNSIALSVLQLITACISYPYGITTMIYLFVAINILWLFVWYCFARREIPLTLFSILKDIAPYFLLAASLTIAAHYITSGITNLYLSLAIKVVFVASLYALVLWKMQSVIFKECIQFIKKKKIS, from the coding sequence ATGAGTGAAGAACAGTCACTGAAACAAAAAACAGCAAAAGGGCTATTTTGGGGAGGCCTCAGCAGCAGTGTACAACAGCTGTTAGGACTTCTTTTCGGAGTAGTGTTAGGAAGATTACTGGACCCTGCCGATTACGGTATGATCGGTATGCTGGCTATCTTTCCGGCCATTGCTTCCGCCCTGCAGGAAAGCGGATTTGTCGCAGCACTCGCCAATCGCGAGAAAGTCAGCGATAAAGACTATAACGCTGTATTCTGGTTCAGTATCTCTTTTAGTGCTGTTCTTTATATTTTGCTCTATTCTTCAGCTCCGCTGATTGCTAAATTTTACGATACTCCGGAGTTAACGTCGCTCGCCCGTTTCTCTTTCCTCAGTTTCTTTATAGCCAGTTTCGGGATAGCTCCGCGAGCTCTTCTCTTCCGTAATCTCAAAGTGAAGGAGAATACCATCATTTCTCTTTCAAGCCTGTTTCTATCCGGTATTGTGGGGATTATTCTTGCCGCAAACGGATTTGCCTATTGGGGTCTGGCTATACAGACAATGACCTTTGTCGTCATAGGCACGGCACTCAACTGGTACTTTGCCCACTGGAAACCCAGTTTCCGCATTGACTTCTCTCCCATCAGGGAGATGTTCGGATTCAGCAGTAAAATGCTGATTACGCAAGTCTTTATTATTATCAACCAAAACCTGTTCTCCGTCCTGCTGGGTAAATTCTACACTAAACAGGAAGTCGGAGACTTCAGCCAGGCCAACAACTGGAACAATAAGGGACACGCCCTCATCACCGGAATGATCAACGGAGTCACCCAGCCCGTACTGGCAAGTGTAGCTAATGACCCGCAGCGTCAGGCGGCCGTGTTTCATAAAATGCTGCGTTTCACGGCTTTTATTTCTTTCCCTGCCATGTTCGGGCTCAGCCTCATTTCCAGAGAGTTTATTCTGATTGCCATCACGGACAAGTGGCTCGCTTCCGCACGGATCATGCAATTACTTTGTATATGGGGAGCCTTTATTCCGATCAACAATCTGTTCTCTTTATTGCTGGTCAGCCGCGGACGGTCTTCCATCTTTATGTTCAACAGTATCGCACTGAGCGTGTTGCAGCTGATCACTGCCTGTATCAGTTATCCATACGGCATCACCACCATGATTTATCTGTTTGTCGCTATCAATATACTTTGGCTGTTTGTCTGGTACTGCTTTGCCCGGAGGGAGATTCCGCTGACGCTGTTCAGCATACTGAAAGATATCGCTCCTTATTTTCTACTGGCAGCTTCGCTGACAATCGCAGCCCATTACATAACGTCGGGCATCACTAACCTGTATCTGTCACTTGCCATCAAAGTAGTTTTCGTGGCTTCTCTATATGCACTTGTTTTGTGGAAAATGCAATCAGTCATTTTCAAGGAGTGTATTCAGTTCATTAAAAAGAAAAAGATATCATGA